TCCAGCGGCTGGTCGGGCATCAGGCCGAAGTTCAGGGTGACGTTCGGGGATCCCTCGACCTCGACCTTGTAGCCGTGCTCGACCGGCATTGCGGGTTCGAGGTGCCGCGTCATCACCCAGCGCTGGTGCAGGTCGAGCACCTCGCCGCCGTTCACGACGCCGACCCAGCGCAGGTCCAGCCCGGCCATCGTGCCGGCGGCGATCGGGCGCCCGGGAAGGTCGAGGTCCTTGGTCGTCGCTGCGAACCCGACGTGGCACCGCACCTCGTCGAGCTCGATGCCGAGCGTCGCGGCGAGCATGTGCACGCCGTCGGCGAACACCACCGACGCAGCCTCGACGTCCGCGGCGTGGCCGGGGTCGTCCATCGGACGCCCCCACCCCATGCCGTCCATGTTCGAGTCCGAGGCGTACGCGCTGACGTCGACCGACTCGTGCATCGTGATCTTGCGGACCTCCTGGCACACCCCCGTCGCGACCGCGCCGAGGAGCTGGGCGAAGCCGGGGTTCATGCCGCTGCCGAACAGGCTCGCGCCGCCCTCGCGTGCCGCAGCCTCCAACGCCTCGCGGGAACCGGCTGGCAGGCTGTGGCCGGTGAGGAACTCGGCGCTCGTGACGACGTTGGCGCCGGAGCGCAGGATCCGGCTGAGCTCCTCGACGTCGGGGTGCAGCGGCGTGTAGATCACGCAGTCGGGCGCCAGGGCGAGCAGCGCCTCGGCGTCATCGGTGGCCCGGATGCCGCACGGCTCGTCCAGCCGGCAGAGCAGAGCGGCGTCCTGCCCGACCTTGTCCGCGCTCCAGGCGTAGCAGCCGACGAGCTCGAGGTCCGGACGCGCGAGCACGCTCCGGAGGGTCTTGCGAGCCACGTTGCCGGTGGTCCACTGGACGACGCGCAGGGGAGCAGGTGAGGTCATGCACGGGACGCTCCCACGGAACTGGACAGGTGTCCAGCACCGCCGAGAGGTCCCAGATGTCTCAGCGGCGGACGCCGAGAGGTCCCAGATGTCTCAGCCGCGGACGCCGAGCGGGCGCGGATGTCTCAGCAGCGGACGCCGAGCGGGCGCGGATGTCTCAGCGGCGGACGCCGAGCGGGCGCGGATGTCTCAGCGGCGGACATCTCAGCCCGCTCGGCGTACCTGGGTGGGACATCTCAGCCCGCTCGGCGTACCTGGGTGGGACATCTCTGCCCGCTCGGCGTACCTGGGTGGGACATCTGTGCCCGGTCGGCGTCAGGGGGCGGCGACGACCGTGATCCCGAGGTACTTCGTGTTCTTGGTGCCGCCCTTGGTGTAGGTCACGACGAAGGTGGCCGCCTCCGGGACGATCGGCGTTCCGGTGATCGCGCCGGTCGCGGGGTCCAGGGTGAACCCGACGGGCAGGCTGCCGTCGGTCACCGACCACGTGCCGCCGGTCGGGGTCGCCGCGAGCGAGGCGTTGTACGCCGCTCCGACGGTGCCGCCCGGCAGCGAGGTGGTGGTGATCGTCGGCGACCCCGCGTCGGCCACGTGGAAGATGTAGCCCTGCTTGGTCGACGTACCGGTGCTGGTCTCGGTGAAGGTCACGATCAGCGGGGTGTCACCGGTCTCAGTCGGCGTGCCCGAGAGCAGGCCGCCGGCGGAGAAGGTGATGCCGTCGGGCAGGAATCCAGCGACCGTCCAGGTGCCGTCCAGGCCGGTCTTGGTCAGCTGCTGGCTGTACGGCTGGTTGGTGACCGCGTCCGGGATCGACGTGGTGGTGATCTTGGGCTGCAGGACCTTGAGCGCGAACGACTTGCTGACGTCCCCGCCGCCGGTCTCGTGGAAGGCGATCTTGACCTGGTAGATCGTCGCGACGGTCGGCGTACCGGTCAGCGTGCCGGTGGCCGGGTCGAGGGAGAACCCGTCCGGGATCTGCACGGCTTCCCAGGTGCCCGGGCCGCCGGTCTTGGTGAACGTCACCGAGTAGGCGCCACCACGGTGGGCGTCGGGCAGGTTCGCGTCGGTCGTGATCGCGAGCGCGGTGCCGCCGACGTGCAGGGCGAGCGGCTTGAGGACGCTGCGTCCGGTCGACGTCTCGGTGAAGACCGGGTACACGCCGTAGTCACCGATAGCGGCGTTCGTCGTGCCGCTGATCTCGCCGGTCGCGGCGTTGATGCTCAGACCCGCCGGGAGACCGGTGATCGACCAGGTGCCGGCCTTGCCGGTCTTGGCCAGCGTGGCCGAGTACGCCGCACCGCGGGTCGCGTCCGGCAGCGTCGCCGTGGTGATCTCCGGACGCGCGGAGCGGGTGATGGACAGCGCCTTGGTCGCGGACAGGCCGCCGGCGGTCTCGGTGAACTTCACCGTGAAGTTCGTGGTGCCCGGACCGGTCGGCGTACCGGTGATGGCGCCGGTGTCGGCATTCAGGGTGAGCCCGCCGGGCAGCTGGGTGCCGCCGGTGAGCGACCAGGTGCCGGCGCCGCCGGTCTTGGCCAGCGTCGCGGAGTACGCGATCCCGGTGTCACCGTCGGGCAGCGAGGTGGTGGTGATGGTGGGACCGTTCGGCGGGTTCTCCGAGCCCTGCAGCACCTTGAGCGCGAACGCCTTCTGGACCGAGCGTCCTCCTACTGTCTCGGTGAAGATCGGGTACACGCCGTACGTGCCTGTGGCGGCTGCGGTGACGCCGCTGATCACGCCGGTCTCGGCGTTGATCGTCAGGCCGGCCGGGAGGCCGGTGATCGACCAGGTGCCGGCGCGGCCGGTCTTGGCCAGCGTCGTCGAGTAGGCGACACCCTGGGTCACGTCGGGCAGCGTGGTCGTGGTGATCTCCGGTCGCGGCGAGCGGGTGATGGACAGCGACTTGGTCGCCGACAGCCCGCTCCCGGTCTCGGTGAACTTCACGGTGAACGTGGTGGTGCCCGGGCCGGTCGGCGTACCCGAGATGATGCCGGTGGCCGACGCCAGGCTCAGGCCGCCCGGCAGCGTGGTGCCGCCGGAGAGCGACCAGGTGCCGTCGCCGCCGGTCTTGGTCAGCGTCGCGGAGTAGGCCAGACCGGTGTCGCCGTCGGGCAGCGAGGTCGTGGTGATGGTCGGACCGGTCGGCGGGTTCTCCGAGCCGGCGAGCACCTTGAGCGCGAGCGGCTTGAGGACGGAGCGTCCGCCGGTTGTCTCGGTGAAGGTCGGGTAGACGCCGTACGTGCCGACGGCGACGTTCGTCGTGCCCGAGATGACCCCCGTGGTCGGGTTGATCGTCAGGCCGGTGACCGTTGTCTCCAGCGACCAGGTGCCCGCCTTGCCGGTCTTCGCCAGCGGTGCGGTGTAGGCGACGCCCTGGGTCGCGTCGGGCAGCGTGGCGGTGGTGATCTCCGGTCGCGGGGAGCGGGTGATGGAGAGCGCCTTGGTGGCGGACAGCCCGCTCCCGGTCTCGGTGAACTTCACGGTGAAGTTCGTAGTGCCGGGGCCGGTCGGCGTACCGGAGATGGTGCCGGTGTCGGCGTTCAGGGTGAGCCCGCCGGGCAGCTGGGTGCCGCCGTTCAGCGACCAGGTGCCGGCGCCGCCGGTCTTGGTCAGCGTCGCGGAGTAGGCCAGGCCGGTGTCACCGTCGGGCAGCGAGGTCGTGGTGATGACCGGGGCGTTCGGGTTGGTCACCGTGACCGACTTCGACGGGGACACGGCGCCCGCGTTCAGACCGCTCAGCGGGGACTGGACCCGGTACGTCGTGGTGCCCGCGGACGCCGGGGTCACCTGCACGGTGAACGAACCGTTCGAGGCCAGCGTCGTGCTCCCGGCCGAGACGTAGGAGCCACCGGAAAGGCGCTGGACGGCCAGCTTGGTGCCGGAGACGTACGGGGAGACCGTGCCCGACAGGGTCGTGGGCTGGCCGAGCGTGATCGAGGCAGGGGAGAGGTTCAACGTGACCGTGGTCTTGCGCAGCACCGTGACGGTCTTGTTCGCCGAGTACGCCGTGGCGAGCTTCTTGCCCTTGCGCGGGGCGACCGCACGGTAACTGTACGCCGCCGGCGTGCTCGGCACGTTGAGGTTCACCGCGAACTTGCCGCCCGCGGTGGTGGTCGCGGTGTTCACCTGGGTCACCCAGCTCGCACCGGACTTGCGCTGGATGCGCACGAGGCTGCCCTTGGGGGACTTGCTCAGCGTGCCGGAGAAGGTCACCGCCTTGCCGCCGTACTGGTAGACCGGGCTCGCGCCCAGCGTGAGCTTGCGGGCAGTCGCCGCCTGCGCCGGGGCCAGACCCGTGAAGGCCAGGAGGGCGACGGCCATGACGGCGATCCAGGACAGTGACTTGGTGCGGAAACTCATCGATCTCCAACCTTCTGCTGATGCAACCCGAGTGGTGCGCACCCCACGTGCGCGGATTCCCGAGGCTATGCGGAACTCAAGTGATCAGGAAGTACTGGAGTGGCGCTGCGACGACCAATTGCGGAAGGCCCGGGGCGATTTGTCCCGGGCCTTCCGATAAGGCGGTTTCTGCCTGCGTCTTCCTCGGCTGGTCTCAGCCCGCCGGAGGCGTCGGGTTCGGCACCAGGAGACCGAGCAGCTTCGTGTTCTTCGTGCCTCCGTTGGTGTACGTCACCTGGAAGCGGGCGTTCTCCGGCACGCTCGGCGTCCCGGTGATCGCCCCCGTCGTCGGGTTCAGCGACAGGCCGACCGGCAGGCTGCCCTGGGTGATCGACCAGGTGCCGCCGGCAGGTGTCGCTGCCAGCGTCGCCGAGTACGCCGACCCGACGGTGCCGTTCGGCAGCGAGGTGGTCGTGATCGTCGGGGAGCCCGGCGCTGCGGAGTGGAAGATGAA
The DNA window shown above is from Marmoricola sp. OAE513 and carries:
- a CDS encoding dihydrodipicolinate reductase produces the protein MTSPAPLRVVQWTTGNVARKTLRSVLARPDLELVGCYAWSADKVGQDAALLCRLDEPCGIRATDDAEALLALAPDCVIYTPLHPDVEELSRILRSGANVVTSAEFLTGHSLPAGSREALEAAAREGGASLFGSGMNPGFAQLLGAVATGVCQEVRKITMHESVDVSAYASDSNMDGMGWGRPMDDPGHAADVEAASVVFADGVHMLAATLGIELDEVRCHVGFAATTKDLDLPGRPIAAGTMAGLDLRWVGVVNGGEVLDLHQRWVMTRHLEPAMPVEHGYKVEVEGSPNVTLNFGLMPDQPLDTLTVEDMHGIGMTITGLPVLNAVRHVVAARPGIVTYADIPVPTGPAAWTLAGGKS
- a CDS encoding putative Ig domain-containing protein is translated as MSFRTKSLSWIAVMAVALLAFTGLAPAQAATARKLTLGASPVYQYGGKAVTFSGTLSKSPKGSLVRIQRKSGASWVTQVNTATTTAGGKFAVNLNVPSTPAAYSYRAVAPRKGKKLATAYSANKTVTVLRKTTVTLNLSPASITLGQPTTLSGTVSPYVSGTKLAVQRLSGGSYVSAGSTTLASNGSFTVQVTPASAGTTTYRVQSPLSGLNAGAVSPSKSVTVTNPNAPVITTTSLPDGDTGLAYSATLTKTGGAGTWSLNGGTQLPGGLTLNADTGTISGTPTGPGTTNFTVKFTETGSGLSATKALSITRSPRPEITTATLPDATQGVAYTAPLAKTGKAGTWSLETTVTGLTINPTTGVISGTTNVAVGTYGVYPTFTETTGGRSVLKPLALKVLAGSENPPTGPTITTTSLPDGDTGLAYSATLTKTGGDGTWSLSGGTTLPGGLSLASATGIISGTPTGPGTTTFTVKFTETGSGLSATKSLSITRSPRPEITTTTLPDVTQGVAYSTTLAKTGRAGTWSITGLPAGLTINAETGVISGVTAAATGTYGVYPIFTETVGGRSVQKAFALKVLQGSENPPNGPTITTTSLPDGDTGIAYSATLAKTGGAGTWSLTGGTQLPGGLTLNADTGAITGTPTGPGTTNFTVKFTETAGGLSATKALSITRSARPEITTATLPDATRGAAYSATLAKTGKAGTWSITGLPAGLSINAATGEISGTTNAAIGDYGVYPVFTETSTGRSVLKPLALHVGGTALAITTDANLPDAHRGGAYSVTFTKTGGPGTWEAVQIPDGFSLDPATGTLTGTPTVATIYQVKIAFHETGGGDVSKSFALKVLQPKITTTSIPDAVTNQPYSQQLTKTGLDGTWTVAGFLPDGITFSAGGLLSGTPTETGDTPLIVTFTETSTGTSTKQGYIFHVADAGSPTITTTSLPGGTVGAAYNASLAATPTGGTWSVTDGSLPVGFTLDPATGAITGTPIVPEAATFVVTYTKGGTKNTKYLGITVVAAP